A window of the Gordonia humi genome harbors these coding sequences:
- the nusG gene encoding transcription termination/antitermination protein NusG — MSTPENEIESPEAGDATPDDSVQAVDEQETAEVPEAEVDPVAELKAELRRAPGEWYVIHSYAGYENKVKTNLETRVQNLDVGDYIFQVEVPTEEVTEIKNGQQKKVNRKVLPGYILVRMELNDESWSAVRNTPGVTGFVGMTSRPSPLSLKEVLQFLMPRAEARKAQAARAAAEAGESVEAAAQAASNLVEVDFEVGESVTVMDGPFATLPASISEVNTEQRKVKVLVSIFGRETPVELGFNQVEKI, encoded by the coding sequence GTGAGCACCCCGGAGAACGAAATCGAATCGCCGGAGGCCGGTGACGCGACGCCCGACGATTCAGTGCAGGCAGTCGACGAGCAGGAGACCGCAGAGGTCCCCGAAGCCGAGGTCGACCCGGTCGCCGAGTTGAAGGCGGAGCTGCGTCGTGCACCCGGCGAGTGGTACGTCATCCACTCGTACGCGGGCTATGAGAACAAGGTGAAGACCAACCTCGAGACTCGCGTTCAGAACCTCGACGTCGGCGACTACATCTTCCAGGTCGAGGTTCCGACCGAAGAGGTCACCGAGATCAAGAACGGCCAGCAGAAGAAGGTCAACCGCAAGGTGCTGCCGGGCTACATCCTGGTGCGCATGGAACTCAACGACGAGTCGTGGAGCGCGGTGCGCAACACGCCCGGCGTCACCGGGTTCGTCGGTATGACCTCCCGCCCGTCGCCCCTCTCGCTCAAGGAGGTCCTCCAGTTCCTGATGCCGCGCGCGGAGGCGCGCAAGGCTCAGGCCGCGAGGGCCGCCGCCGAAGCGGGCGAGAGCGTCGAGGCGGCCGCACAGGCGGCGTCGAACCTCGTCGAGGTCGACTTCGAGGTCGGCGAGTCGGTGACCGTCATGGACGGACCGTTCGCGACCCTCCCGGCCTCCATCAGCGAGGTCAACACCGAACAGCGCAAGGTGAAGGTCCTGGTGTCGATCTTCGGCCGCGAGACACCGGTCGAGCTCGGCTTCAACCAGGTCGAGAAGATCTAG
- the rplK gene encoding 50S ribosomal protein L11, whose amino-acid sequence MPPKKKKISGIIKLQIQAGQANPAPPVGPALGQHGVNIMEFCKAYNAATENQRGNVVPVEIFVYEDRSFDFKLKTPPAAKLLLKAAGLQKGSGVPHTNKVGKVTMDQVKEIAKTKAEDLNANDIDAAAKIIAGTARSMGITVEG is encoded by the coding sequence ATGCCTCCCAAGAAGAAGAAGATCTCCGGGATCATCAAGCTCCAGATCCAGGCGGGCCAGGCCAACCCGGCTCCGCCCGTGGGTCCGGCGCTCGGCCAGCACGGCGTCAACATCATGGAGTTCTGCAAGGCGTACAACGCCGCGACCGAGAACCAGCGCGGAAACGTCGTTCCGGTCGAGATCTTCGTGTACGAAGACCGCTCGTTCGACTTCAAGCTGAAGACGCCGCCCGCGGCGAAGCTGCTTCTGAAGGCCGCAGGTCTGCAGAAGGGTTCGGGTGTTCCGCACACGAACAAGGTCGGCAAGGTCACCATGGACCAGGTCAAGGAGATCGCCAAGACCAAGGCCGAGGATCTGAACGCCAACGACATCGACGCAGCAGCGAAGATCATCGCGGGCACCGCGCGTTCGATGGGCATCACCGTCGAAGGCTGA
- the rplA gene encoding 50S ribosomal protein L1, translating to MSKKSKAYQAAAEKVDRDKLYSPLEAVELAKETSSKNTDSTVEVAVRLGVDPRKADQMVRGTVNLPNGTGKTARVIVFAAGDKANEAAAAGADEVGAEDLIEKIQGGWLDFDAAIATPDQMAKVGRIARVLGPRGLMPNPKTGTVTTDVTKAVNDIKGGKISFRVDKAANLHFVIGKASFDAAKLAENYGAAYDEIMRAKPSAAKGRYVKKVTVSTNAGPGIPVDPAVTRNFAGEEA from the coding sequence ATGAGCAAGAAGAGCAAGGCCTACCAGGCCGCCGCTGAGAAGGTCGACCGCGACAAGCTGTACAGCCCGCTGGAGGCTGTGGAGCTCGCGAAGGAGACCTCCTCGAAGAACACCGACTCGACCGTCGAGGTCGCTGTGCGCCTGGGCGTCGACCCGCGCAAGGCCGACCAGATGGTGCGCGGCACCGTCAACCTGCCGAACGGCACCGGTAAGACCGCTCGCGTCATCGTCTTCGCCGCGGGCGACAAGGCCAACGAGGCCGCTGCCGCCGGTGCGGACGAGGTCGGCGCCGAGGACCTGATCGAGAAGATCCAGGGCGGCTGGCTCGACTTCGACGCCGCGATCGCGACGCCGGATCAGATGGCCAAGGTCGGCCGCATCGCACGTGTCCTCGGACCGCGCGGCCTGATGCCGAACCCGAAGACCGGTACCGTCACCACCGACGTGACCAAGGCCGTCAACGACATCAAGGGCGGCAAGATCAGCTTCCGCGTCGACAAGGCCGCGAACCTGCACTTCGTCATCGGCAAGGCCTCGTTCGACGCCGCCAAGCTGGCCGAGAACTACGGCGCCGCATACGACGAGATCATGCGTGCGAAGCCGTCGGCGGCCAAGGGCCGCTACGTCAAGAAGGTCACCGTCTCGACCAACGCGGGCCCGGGCATCCCGGTCGACCCGGCCGTCACCCGCAACTTCGCGGGCGAAGAGGCCTGA
- a CDS encoding ABC transporter substrate-binding protein, with protein sequence MDKNRVRAVVSIVVALLTALVACGSPEPAADTGTGGGRSIVSLSPTATEMLYAVGAGPQVVAVDDQSDYPADAPRTDLSGYTPNLEAILAHDPDLVVLSDDDNNVVAGLKRVGVEVLQVPAAKNLDETYAEIQKVGDATGHADQARRLTASMRTDIDAIVADTGPATPGLSYYLELDNTFYSVTDATYVGQILAMFGLRSIATGANDYPQLSAEYIIEQDPDLILLTDAKCCSVTKESVARRAGWGDLRAVTQERVFALDDDVASRWGPRVVDLVRRVAEIVTGVRDQRAP encoded by the coding sequence ATGGACAAGAATCGCGTGCGCGCGGTCGTATCGATCGTCGTCGCGCTGCTGACCGCGCTCGTCGCCTGCGGCAGTCCCGAACCGGCCGCCGACACGGGCACCGGCGGCGGACGGTCGATAGTCTCGTTGAGCCCGACGGCCACGGAGATGTTGTACGCGGTCGGTGCGGGCCCGCAGGTCGTCGCCGTCGACGACCAGTCGGACTATCCGGCCGACGCCCCGCGGACCGACCTGTCGGGATACACTCCGAATCTGGAGGCGATCCTCGCTCACGATCCCGATCTCGTCGTGCTCTCGGACGACGACAACAACGTCGTCGCGGGCCTGAAACGCGTCGGTGTCGAGGTGCTGCAGGTGCCCGCCGCGAAGAACCTCGACGAGACTTATGCGGAGATCCAGAAGGTCGGAGACGCGACCGGGCACGCCGATCAGGCACGCAGACTGACCGCGTCGATGCGTACCGACATCGATGCGATCGTGGCGGACACCGGTCCGGCGACGCCCGGCCTGAGCTACTACCTCGAACTCGACAACACCTTCTACAGCGTCACCGACGCCACCTACGTCGGACAGATCCTGGCGATGTTCGGTCTGCGATCGATCGCGACCGGTGCGAACGACTATCCGCAGCTATCCGCCGAGTACATCATCGAACAGGACCCCGATCTGATCCTGCTCACGGATGCGAAGTGCTGCTCCGTCACGAAGGAGTCCGTCGCGCGGCGCGCGGGGTGGGGCGACCTCCGCGCGGTGACACAGGAGCGGGTGTTCGCCCTCGACGACGACGTCGCCAGCCGGTGGGGCCCACGCGTCGTCGACCTCGTGCGTCGTGTCGCCGAGATCGTGACCGGAGTGCGCGACCAGCGGGCACCGTGA
- a CDS encoding iron ABC transporter permease, with translation MTLRRSLWVLGVAVVVLLGACLTAVLVGPAGLTVHGVVADLVNRLPGVHVDSGLTTRQHAILWEVRMPRMVLGAVVGATLAIAGAAYQGVFRNPLADPYLLGVSSGAGLGATVVIVVGGTIGSFGLPAAAFAGGLIAVAATYALGRSVGGGRSEVVIILAGVAVAAFGNAIQTFLMQRRDDTLRQVYGWMLGRLATDGWSDVVTVVPYAVVCIAVIIVFGRTLDVMAVGDAEASSLGIRPERVRLILVCVATLGTAAVVSVSGLIGFVGIVIPHAVRLLIGPGHRLLLPVSVVVGAAFLVLADVVARTVMAPAELPIGVVTAAIGAPFFLVVLRRSRGATV, from the coding sequence GTGACCCTCCGCCGCTCCCTCTGGGTGCTCGGCGTCGCGGTCGTCGTTCTGCTGGGCGCGTGTCTGACCGCCGTGCTGGTGGGACCGGCGGGGCTCACCGTGCACGGCGTCGTCGCCGATCTCGTGAACCGGCTGCCCGGTGTGCACGTCGATTCCGGACTGACCACCCGTCAGCACGCGATCCTGTGGGAGGTCCGCATGCCGCGGATGGTCCTCGGGGCGGTCGTCGGCGCGACCCTCGCGATCGCCGGCGCCGCGTATCAGGGGGTGTTCCGCAATCCGCTCGCCGACCCGTACCTGCTGGGAGTGTCGAGCGGCGCAGGCCTCGGGGCGACGGTCGTGATCGTCGTCGGCGGCACGATCGGTTCGTTCGGTCTGCCCGCAGCGGCGTTCGCGGGCGGTCTGATCGCGGTGGCCGCGACGTATGCGCTCGGTCGGTCGGTCGGCGGCGGGCGGTCCGAGGTCGTCATCATCCTCGCCGGCGTCGCCGTCGCCGCATTCGGCAACGCGATCCAGACGTTCCTCATGCAGCGTCGCGATGACACGCTCCGCCAGGTGTACGGCTGGATGCTCGGTCGACTCGCCACCGACGGCTGGTCGGACGTCGTCACGGTCGTGCCGTACGCGGTGGTCTGCATCGCCGTCATCATCGTGTTCGGCCGCACGCTCGACGTGATGGCGGTCGGCGACGCGGAGGCGTCCAGCCTGGGGATCCGACCCGAGCGGGTCCGGCTGATCCTGGTGTGCGTCGCGACCCTCGGCACCGCGGCCGTCGTGTCGGTGAGCGGGCTCATCGGCTTCGTCGGCATCGTCATCCCGCATGCGGTGCGTCTGCTGATCGGGCCGGGGCATCGACTGCTTCTGCCGGTCTCGGTGGTCGTCGGCGCCGCGTTCCTGGTACTGGCGGACGTGGTGGCCCGCACCGTGATGGCGCCCGCGGAGCTGCC